The following DNA comes from Tachypleus tridentatus isolate NWPU-2018 chromosome 9, ASM421037v1, whole genome shotgun sequence.
tGTAGTCGAGAGACATAATAATATCAAAGGAACTGTATACAGAGATACACAGCAGTAAACATAGGAGCTGTCCACTAACTGcatatctgttttcttttcttttttgagatTTAAATAAATGGTTTAAAGGTTAATaggaaaacaacaaattttgGCTTAAATCCACCAGttgtaacaacaaatatttcaaaacttgtgcTGAGATAATTGCAAAGTCGTTTCCTTAACTACGTTTCTTCTATTCCTGTATAGATAGGAGATTATTGTCTTTACTGTGATTTCTATTCAGCTGTCCGTGTGTGGCTAATAGATAAGTGTTTTTAGTTTCTTCACTATCGTTACATTTATTTCTCTCCGTATAACTCAAGGACAACTGTTTTTAGTTGCTTTATATCGTGTATAGTTAAGTAACAATTGTATTCAGTTACTTTAGTATCCCAGTAAAGCTAAGTGACAACTATTTTTACTTACTTTACTGTCCTGTATAGCTAAGtgacaactgtttttatttacttactgttcTGTATAGCTAAGTGACAACTATTTTAGTTACTTTACTGTTTCTGCATAGCTAAGTGACAACTGTTTTTAGTTACTTTACTGTCCTGTATAGCTAAGTGACAACTATTTTAGTTACTTTACTGTTCTGCATAGCTAAGTGACAACTATTTTAGTTACTTTACTGTTCTGTATAACTAAGTGACAACTGTTTTTAGTTACTTTACTGTCCTGTATAGCTAAGTGACAACTGTTGTTAGTTCTTTACTGTTCTCAACTAAGTGACaactatttttagttactttACTGTTCTGCATAGCTAAGTGACaactgtttttagttattttactgtCCTGTATAGCTAAGTGACAACTGTTTTTAGTTACTTTACTGTTCTGCATAGCTAAGTGACAACTGTTTTAAGTTGCTTTACTGTTCCTGTCCAAAACAGGAAGTTTCAGTGCATTATCACTTCCAGCGGGTCTATAACGTTTTCAGTTTCCATGACGAAGTAACTATCCCATTCTAAACGGTGTTCCCCTGGTGGTTATAACACATCACTTTTTTCTCTCCTATTAAAGCACTGTTGGATTAGAATCGCTTATTAATCGCCACCTAGCggctcagtgataagtctgaCGGCTAATAACATTAAAGTCAAATTTATTGGTGGGTGCATCCccgataacccattgtgtagtttcgtgtttaataaagaaatatatttagctACAACTTACGTCTTACCTTTCCATCAAACTTTATCAAAGATCGTATCAGATAATCGCTCTGACGCAGTGTGTGAGAATGACGTATACAGCTTAAGTTTTTCTTATTCACTTATACTGTTCtcagtaacaacaaaacaatgttctCTGTAAAGCTAGCAGTCGAACACAAGCTAAGAGGAAAAAGGAAATACATAATCTGACTGTGCGCagtttattcatttcttttttattggCTGCGCAAGTCGAGAAGCACACGCACGTGTACAAAACGTTCCCTTTTCTTACAAGGTGAGGGCTTGGCCTCCTCGAGAAAGAGATGGAAGTGCGTCTTCGCTTGGAAAATTGATAACAGGGGGCGGTTTTGTATGATTTAGTTAGTTGATGACTAAATTCTGGTCTTAGAGCAGTGTGAGTTGTAAAACTGGTATCAGTGGACTGTGTGTTTAAAACGCAGAGGAAAACAGAGGAAAGCGATTCGTCCTATTAAGTTTGTCATTAATGGTGTTAGCTGATTGAGGTTAGAGTGGTGCCTGGAACAAAGCAATTCCTGAATTAATTCACCTGTGTGTAACAGGTTACTCAACTATTCAGGTTAAGGTTTTCGAAATACTCAGTAATTTGGGTAACTAGGCAATCTTCAATTGAGAGGAGAGATTCGTACATGGAGAAACAGTGAAAAGGTTCGTGTAGAAGGCTGTCGATATTAAAGTGAAGCTCTGATCGTGTAACTTATATCACATTTGGAAGTTTCGTGATCCGTTTTATGTAACTTCTTCAAAATAAAGTAAGTCTCgtagttttatgttgtttctttgtaaaattagacgaatattaacaaaatttggGTGTTTAGCTCTAACGATTTGATTATGATTTTGTAACCTAATCCATCACGCGTAATTAAACCACATGAGAGGAGtcaatttgtgtttgtttagatTGATCAGTTTGGAAACTGGCGAAAAGTAAATCATCAACATTGATTtcagaattttgcacaaatcCTTACACGACTATCTGCGCATAGCCGTCCCTCATCATGATCTGACAGACAAGAGAGAAGATTTTgattattgttaattataaaactacataatggaccATCTGTGCTAATCTGGTttggaatatatatgtaaaaatgtctcgtttgggttgagaaatctTTTCACGTACTCAACCCagacgagccgttttacatatatattctctacaagtgggttttacaTCACTGATCTCGCTTTGGGTATAGACTATTAACTTTACTAGTATAAAAGCCTAACTAACAAACTTGGTTCCTTCAATATGCATTTGCAACTTTGCAGCccataaataaacataataaagaatcTTCTAACTTCAGAGAACCAAAGTCTCTCCTGAGCAATATCTGCTTTATATAAACGTGTTTCTTAGTAACATGAACCTTTGTCTCAGCATCCACTGGTCACAGTTATTGTGTTTTCACACCAACTGCATTATTACAATTGTTCCCTTAAACACTTCTCTTCATACCAAACAACAAATTCATTTCACTCTATGTTAAATAAATCATaggtataaaaaaaatcattccttCATAGGCTTTTATAAGGcagaaaaagtaaagaaatttaaGAGCTATTTACACCTATGTTAGCGATAAATTCAACTAAAATTAGAGCAGGCAATCAAAGAAAGAATTATTGTACGAGGAAAAGTGGAACTGGATTCGTATAGCTCACCGAATTCGAACGTAATCGACTGACTAGCTGACCGATATTCGGTTTTTATGATCCTGACAAGCCTTCAGAGTCTCCGCTGAGTCATTGGGGCGGGAAATGGCTAGAGGGAAAGAAATTACTTAACAACTTTCCATGGCCAAGTATGGGCTGCTATCGGAAGGTCAAGAGTTAGAATTGATAGTTACGTGCCCACGGCTCTAAAGTGCAGAACCAGCCGTTTCAGCAAAGAGTTGTGAACTATAGGATAAGATAAGTTAGGCTAAGTCCAGCCCGGTAGTTAAACGTGCTGTTGTAAACGATCTGTGAAACAACTGCTgagaagaaaataattataattagcaATTCGCGTAACTTAATGAATTAGAttaggtttgtttggtttgaatttcgcgcaaagctacatgaggcctatttgcgctagccgtccttaatttagcagtgtaagactagagagaagtaagccaacccttgggctactctttttaccaacgaatagtgggattgaccgtgacattataacgcccactcggctgaaagggcgaacatgtgtgaTGCAagggagatttgaacccgcaacccttggattacgactcgagtgccttaaccaagctactcgagagctatctgtgctagccgtccctaatttagcagtgtaagactagaggaaaggcagctagtcatcaccacccaccgccatctcttgggctactcttttaccaacgaatattgggattgaccgtcacattataacgcccccacgactgaaagggagagcatatttggcgtgacgtggattcgaaaccgcgaccctcatattacgagtcgaacgccttaaacgacctggccatgccaggtcttgGTTTTCTTAAATGGAAGTGAACAATGCGCAAAATCACCGAAACAGGTGTTTTCTGTTAccgtaaaaaaaatcataaaataataattaagtaatacATAAATGTCCACGATTAACGTAGAATAAAGTATACTACAGagtaaagagtagccaagagttggcggtgggtggtgatgactagctgccttccctttagtcttaaactgcaagttgagagacggatagcgcaggtaaccttcgtatagctttgcgcaaattcaaaaaacaaacaaaaattataagtaGGTGGCGCTCTCTATCCACCTGGTTTGGAATTATAGCTATGATGATTAAAATGATATGGTCGGCGTTACTTGATGTAGCTGACAGATGAATAAACTTACATGAATTATCTATAATTTTGACTCCGTTTCACTTCACCATATGGTGGCATAAAATAATTTAGCTTTGTGAATAATGTTATAACGTTTCGTCGAATTCATTATTCGATTTTATACAGTGGATCAACTGTATAACGACATTATAAAAACGTCACCATTATAAGAGGCCTAATGGCATTTCTTTGGTTTACTAAGCCAAGCTGtgctgatgagccttgaatagACAAAAACTACAGTGAACAGCAGTGGGTATGGCCAATCAAAAGAATGCAATAGGCCTCTACGTCACAGATTCTCttttaattttacctttggtggaaaaaagaaaataaaagaaatctttaaaatcTGTATAACAATTATGTAACTGTGAAACTAACATGTTTATATCAACTAGTTTCACACCTACTTCTGTGCAAAAGCTTTCTATTATTGTTAATCGaagatacgtcatttttaatgtACTCGTAAATGTGAATTACAGGAATAGGTTTATTAAAAGATCATTTTTTTTCGTCTGTTAACAATCGTCAGGCAAGCTCGGAAGACAACTCGTCGCAGTAACTGCAAACTATTAAAGCACTTTAGCGCCATCTGTACAattctttctatttatttttgtgtaaaaaatagTTAAATGCAAATTTTTTTAACTACTTATTCCATTAGCTAACACTTTTCTTTTGACAGTTATGAAAGCATATTACTTAGTTTTACTGCTGCTTCTTCCATATTCTGTGACTGGAGGCGACGGAGACGAACAGTTTCGTGTTAAAAGACAAGGTAAGTTTATTTACGAACATTATTATAGAACTGgaatttattcttttagtaaGCGATTTGCTGGGTACGtggatttatttttatcataattgtgtgtttgtaattttaGCGTAAAGCTCCAACACAGTAGGTTATCTGCTATATATCTTCCCCGAAGATCTAACCctaatttttaacgttataaaccctAAAGCATAGAGTTTTAGGCTTGGTGATTAAAGCAATTGACTCGCAATCTAGGGATCATGGGTTCTATTCCcagacaccaaacatgctcaccatttcagtcgtgaggtcattataatgtaacagtcaattgaCCCATTGGTTGGTAAAagcatagcccaagagttggcggaatgTTTATTAGCCACCTTTCCTTTAGACTTCCACAGCTAAATTAGGCATGGatagtgcagataatcctcgtgtagctttgcgagaaattcaaaataaacccaaCCGTACAAATAGGGTTTGAATTTTATATTCAACCACACTTCAACACTTGACAAATAAAACACCTGAAACTATTTGAAAAGTTATAAGCCATTCACTGCCACTTGTTGCCTTTTTCCAAGCTAGAGTGACgccatttttgttaatttttatttttaaatacatttacttttatctttgGTTCATGTTGGCCTGATTTGCATTGcaggttttatttagaaattagttTCTCGTTGACTCATGACGAACATTATAATTAACTTGCGTGCAGAAATGGTTCtgacactgctggccaaaatcttaaggctaaatattataaaaaaaaatacatgcattttgcgttgatagactcaaccacttatttgagtagagcttcaaaagataaaaataagaaaggggaaaataaaaataaaaaataaaaattagcatttaatagcgaaaatgtgaatattatgaaattagcctaaatactagctggtcagaagtttaagaccatgccaaaaagaagtcctaaacagggtaagaaatgcccaacaagaagtttcagtagtgagttgcacggccgtcattgcgaataaccgCAAACATTTATAACATTCATCAGACACAGAAAGTCCAGAAATTTCATGATATTGAGTAAAGTTATGTTTTTTCCATTCAATGTAAAGAATTAACTAGAAACATTGGATTAGATCACTCATTTTATATGCAAGATACAGAGGGACAACCAGCAATAATCTCTTGGATTAACTAGAAAAACAACATCCTGATTATGTTTAAATATCTGTGTGTGGATCGTGTGTTTTAGGAACTATGTGAAAACAAAGTCGTGACTTCACGAGCACTTTGGTGCACGtgtgtgttttaaaatgtgtttacaggGTATAAACATCATCGGTAATTCTAGGTAATGTGTGGAAAATGATAGACATCCTAAAATAACGAActaaaaatgtttatcttttatcTCGATTTTAGGTTTTCGTCTAAATTTAGGGTCTCGTTCGCTACTTTCAGGGTTATCAGATGTCTTGGGACAGTTTGCCAAACCTAAGCAAAATGATAAGTTCTCAGAAACGGCTACAGAGTTACCTGACTATGATTACAGTGAATATAGAAATGACTACGAGGAAGAAACGTCAGATTCAACGAATAAAACGTTGCAGGATGTTGTTCAACAGTTGATCAAGGTAGCGCGTGGCGTGTATCCCATCCCTTCGGGCAGATCAGCCCTTGTCAATCTTAACGCTCATCCCAGCGAGAGGTTTCAGTTTTGTAGGACCCCCAAGAACGAACCCGGTCACTGCCGCTACATTCAACATTGTCTCTTACCGGAATTTGTCACAGACTTTTCTAAGTTTGTGAGTTACGTTTGTTTTATCAACAGTCGTTATGTGGGTGCTTGTTGCCCAGATGACCACCCAGCAGAGAACATTCCGGCAGCTTTAACCACAACCACAACCACAATACCGGAAGTTCATCCTCCAATACAAGATCAACAAGACAAACCATTTCGGCCACACAGACCGGAGAGACCAAATAGAAGACCGGGGCGTCCTAACAGAAGACCAGGAAAACCCTTCCAGCCAGGACGTCCAAACAGACCAGGAAGACCCTTTCAGCCAGGACGTCCAAACAGACCAGGAAGGCCCTTTCAGCCAGGACGTCCAAACAGACCAGGAAGACCCTTCCGGCCAGGACGTCCAAATAGACCAGGAAGACCTTTCCGGCCAGGACGTCCAAACAGACCAGGACGACCATTTCGTCCAAATGGAACTGAAAGACCTTATGAACCAGAAGAACCTGAACCAACTCCTGAACCTACGCTGCCTCCTACAACTACGCCAAAACCCACACAGCCTCCTCCACCACCTTCACCAGAGACGTCTAATTCACCTTACGAagaaggtttattttttattttcaagagttatttatttattttaaagtaatttggtGTAGAGATGACTTTGTAAACCGTTGAGGATGAcatatgtgttattattatttacaaaatgagGTTTCCGATGTGAGaaagatttaattattttcttcagaatattgctcatttaaaaacacattaaatcttaacatattttacaacaatagggaatcctcaatagccgcggctctaaatattgggttgaggaataattcgtgagtgttttttcaagttaacgaaatatattcataaatgaaacgctttcgcaaaatatttcatgtcatttggtagataattttttgctctaatagatggtgtgtttgattttcatatgtctttaatttttgctttcattttcagctcattaaatggaatgtcaagtggacaaaatcgagcattttcgacaccatctgcttttcgcatttcatttcttgcaatttcatttaaaacaatgcatactatatacctaggtattacatgaaataaagtgtcataataaatgttttgggtgcaATGTGTTCATACATTGAAGTATTGTacagtcttgcatgtaatgcttgaatgaaattattt
Coding sequences within:
- the LOC143224851 gene encoding uncharacterized protein LOC143224851 isoform X2, which translates into the protein MKAYYLVLLLLLPYSVTGGDGDEQFRVKRQGLSDVLGQFAKPKQNDKFSETATELPDYDYSEYRNDYEEETSDSTNKTLQDVVQQLIKVARGVYPIPSGRSALVNLNAHPSERFQFCRTPKNEPGHCRYIQHCLLPEFVTDFSKFVSYVCFINSRYVGACCPDDHPAENIPAALTTTTTTIPEVHPPIQDQQDKPFRPHRPERPNRRPGRPNRRPGKPFQPGRPNRPGRPFQPGRPNRPGRPFQPGRPNRPGRPFRPGRPNRPGRPFRPGRPNRPGRPFRPNGTERPYEPEEPEPTPEPTLPPTTTPKPTQPPPPPSPETSNSPYEEVCGLSFRTRIVGGKEADPGDWLWMAALIRGPADLTGQFCGGALINRYYVLTAAHCTEGFTANTIKVRLGEYDFSKTDDNSPTDVAVAEIKSHPNFDKVRYYNDIALLRLENPVTYSDFIRPICLPDPRNDLRSKVATVIGWGTLAYGGASSNVLQEVDIPVWDNEECNKTFVQKISKVFLCAGSKNGDKDSCQGDSGGPLMWEAPNRRWTLIGIVSWGIRCAEPNYPGVYTRVTEFLDWIRENISK
- the LOC143224851 gene encoding uncharacterized protein LOC143224851 isoform X1, whose protein sequence is MKAYYLVLLLLLPYSVTGGDGDEQFRVKRQGFRLNLGSRSLLSGLSDVLGQFAKPKQNDKFSETATELPDYDYSEYRNDYEEETSDSTNKTLQDVVQQLIKVARGVYPIPSGRSALVNLNAHPSERFQFCRTPKNEPGHCRYIQHCLLPEFVTDFSKFVSYVCFINSRYVGACCPDDHPAENIPAALTTTTTTIPEVHPPIQDQQDKPFRPHRPERPNRRPGRPNRRPGKPFQPGRPNRPGRPFQPGRPNRPGRPFQPGRPNRPGRPFRPGRPNRPGRPFRPGRPNRPGRPFRPNGTERPYEPEEPEPTPEPTLPPTTTPKPTQPPPPPSPETSNSPYEEVCGLSFRTRIVGGKEADPGDWLWMAALIRGPADLTGQFCGGALINRYYVLTAAHCTEGFTANTIKVRLGEYDFSKTDDNSPTDVAVAEIKSHPNFDKVRYYNDIALLRLENPVTYSDFIRPICLPDPRNDLRSKVATVIGWGTLAYGGASSNVLQEVDIPVWDNEECNKTFVQKISKVFLCAGSKNGDKDSCQGDSGGPLMWEAPNRRWTLIGIVSWGIRCAEPNYPGVYTRVTEFLDWIRENISK